A stretch of Planococcus citri chromosome 5, ihPlaCitr1.1, whole genome shotgun sequence DNA encodes these proteins:
- the JMJD4 gene encoding 2-oxoglutarate and iron-dependent oxygenase JMJD4 codes for MMSVDETKLIEIDQGSDILRRDGASNHDNNNIDHFDGDYNEFFNNHLLSNTPCIIRNSTKRWKCSSLWVKNCKPDIDYLNSKYGEAEVPVANCNEKYFNAQSKCCMKFSQFADYWKKFIENGYPSSEPCLYLKDWHFTRDYPDENVYTVPSKFSNDWLNEYYTANPELKDDYRFVYIGPKHSWTPFHADVFTSYSWSVNVCGEKKWILLPPGEEQKMKDKTGELPYSICEKDCDNLGVTYLIVFQKAGDALFVPSGWHHQVWNLMDTISINHNWINGCNIDKMWLSMKRNLDDVQKEISCFKDTMDNWHSHCQLILKSCFGMDFEDFYKLIMFILKCRKSCVDRKTPLNVYGGWVIGPNHLNYDYLQVRELMESFLNEENVKSLLKEKTIKDSFIFL; via the exons ATGATGTCGGTAGACGAAactaaattgattgaaattgatcaaGGATCAGATATCCTTCGTCGTGATGGCGCGAGTAATCATGATAATAATAACATAGATCATTTTGATGGCGATTACAACGAATTCTTCAACAATCATCTTTTATCAAACACACCTTGTATAATTCGTAATTCTACAAAACGATGGAAGTGCTCGTCATTATGGGTTAAAAATTGTAAACCCGACATTGATTACTTGAATTCGAAATATG GAGAAGCAGAAGTTCCTGTGGCTAACtgcaatgaaaaatatttcaatgccCAGTCTAAATGTTGTATGAAGTTCAGTCAATTTGCTgactattggaaaaaattcattgaaaatggtTACCCATCTTCGGAGCCGTGCCTTTATTTAAAA GATTGGCATTTCACTAGAGATTACCCTGATGAAAATGTCTACACTGTGCCTTCAAAATTCAGTAATGATTGGCTGAACGAATATTATACCGCTAATCCAGAACTGAAAGATGATTATAGATTTGTGTACATTGGTCCCAAACACTCTTG GACACCTTTCCATGCTGATGTTTTCACCTCGTACAGTTGGTCAGTAAATGTATgcggtgaaaaaaaatggattctgttGCCTCCTGGGGAggagcaaaaaatgaaagataaaaCGGGAGAGTTACCTTATAGCATATGCGAAAAAGACTGTGATAATTTAGGAGTTACATATctgattgtttttcaaaaagctgGCGATGCTTTATTCGTACCTTCCGGTTGGCACCATCAAGTTTGGAATTTg ATGGATACCATTTCTATAAATCATAATTGGATAAACGGATGTAATATCGATAAAATGTGGTTATCAATGAAGCGCAACCTAGACGATGTCCAAAAAGAAATCTCTTGTTTTAAAGACACCATGGACAACTGGCACAGCCATTGTCAGCTGATTCTTAAATCGTGTTTTGGAATggattttgaggatttttataagttgattatgtttattttaaaatgtaggAAATCATGCGTTGATAGAAAAACGCCACTCAATGTTTACGGAGGCTGGGTTATTGGTCCAAATCATTTAAATTATGATTATCTTCAAGTTAGAGAATTGATGGAAAGTTTCCTCAATGAAGAAAACGTAAAATCATTATTAAAAGAGAAAACCATTAaagattcatttatttttttataa
- the LOC135849198 gene encoding calumenin-A yields the protein MLHKNLTFRKIHLVICVSVCLFITSVFSAHIHSKERVEDGAYSPKLSNHNVKKTESEFTHEVMLGSAKEAEEFDHLTPEESKKRLSLLLTKIDTNGNKFVDPEELYAWIIKSFKKLSEEEAEERFDDADLNKDDKITWKEQLMDSFGEEGEFDETDSEDELLMKADKRLFEAADLNRDGVLDKAEYKRFCNPEDFGDMLPILIQNTLEEKDLNKDGHIDFEEFIGDKSKMHDNEYIISEKASFEVNYDKNKDGVLSSEEIISWVVPNSSQIAIEETRHLLAAADDNHDSLLSYDEVIENHDVFVGSEATDFGEHLQNIHVIMDEL from the exons ATGTTACATAAAAATCTTACCTTCCGTAAAATTCATCTTGTTATTTGCGTATCAGTCTGTTTATTTATAACTTCGGTATTCTCTGCCCATATTCATAGTAAAGAAAGGGTCGAAGATGGAGCGTATTCCCCCAAATTATCTAATCATAATGTGAAGAAGACTGAGTCTGAATTCACTCATGAAGTTATGTTgg gAAGTGCCAAAGAAGCTGAAGAATTTGATCATCTTACTCCAGAAGAATCGAAGAAAAGATTATCTTTATTGCTGACAAAGATTGATACGAATGGAAATAAATTTGTGGATCCTGAGGAACTTTACGCATGGATTATTAAATCATTCAA AAAATTATCAGAGGAAGAAGCTGAAGAAAGATTCGATGACGCAGATTTAAACAAGGACGATAAAATTACTTGGAAGGAGCAATTAATGGACTCGTTTGGCGAAGAAGGAGAGTTTGATGAAACAGATAGTGAAGATGAATTG TTGATGAAAGCGGATAAAAGGCTGTTCGAAGCTGCGGATTTGAACAGAGACGGGGTTTTAGATAAAGCTGAATATAAACGATTCTGTAACCCTGAAGATTTCGGTGATATGTTaccaattttaattcaaaataccCTCGAAGAAAAAGATTTGAATAAAGATGGACACATCGATTTTGAAGAGTTTATCGGCGATAAAA GTAAAATGCACGATAATGAATATATTATTTCTGAAAAGGCATCATTTGAAGTGaattatgataaaaataaagaCGGTGTATTGAGTAGCGAAGAAATAATTTCGTGGGTTGTTCCAAATTCTTC cCAAATAGCTATCGAAGAAACAAGACATTTATTAGCAGCTGCGGATGACAACCATGATTCATTGTTATCTTATGATGAAGTTATAGAAAATCATGATGTTTTTGTGGGTAGCGAAGCTACCGACTTCGGAGAGCATTTACAGAATATCCATGTCATTATGGATGAATTGtag
- the LOC135849473 gene encoding probable phosphorylase b kinase regulatory subunit beta, with product MSHNDRLKTRKMRHYSVYEMDIESHARVSNYEETVQQLDVYYGIVKRQLLRYQHPITGIFPALSSDAKVASVRDSIYCAAAIWSLFQAYRRIDDDRGKSYELGQSAVKCMRGILECWIRQAARIELFKMKQCSDYALHSKFHLATGTEIFNDGEYSHLQIDVVSLYLIFLVQMIASGLQIIYTQDEVSFVQTLVYYVERAYRTPDFGMWERGSKYNDNTPEIHASSIGMAKSALEAINGCNLFGEKGAAWSVVYVDIDAHNRNRSIFETLLPRESCSKDVDASLLPTISFPAFATQEKILCDGTISNIVRKLKGRHGFRRFPRDGYKTVLEDANRRFYNVGETKEFENIENEWPLFFLFMMIDGVFKNNDEQVETYRQLLQNVIKYDKHGDPIVPMYYYVPKELIESEKAEYGSQTRLPSSEWSGDNQSLFLWNQALYVIAQLLIAGLLHVNELDPIRRFLPSYSTPRKTARYSAFQGAATDLVVQVVLIAESMRLQAMMGTYGIQTQTPHEVEPVQIWSSKQLEQVYKYLGVNKKLKLTGRPMRPVGSLGTSKIYRVCGMTVLCYPLIFEVSQFYLYRDMALLIDDIKTEIQFVCRYWRLSGRPTVCLVIREEHMRDPQFNKMVDLLAMFKKGYCDSVKVRIGRLQNLLSSSCIEHLDFMKLTDKSELKVQKFQQLVHEYIGYQSLTDVPKVMCYSEEQIDVSQFHGKETYEVLDAIRNSAGIYAKAQLFGIILQREGEQYEFNGQTVKEHLQNLYFLAGSLQYWIAVRYCSSLLHHTVDSISPFITSVLVSGRLLTVGVIGHKETVFDKPMTPAEIHSVMYSTIQMYNVIHAVLQQEIILYCGRLVSTHTNMFKGILKIRVGWVLEAMRQYLIIQGRLGEELENLSPSEIRQLLFKVLSVRDWAAEGNITPLQRRQLEGCWCRVPIHFYKQVWDIMTRTPKGIRIQGYMFPHQSAMVNMTRSELNFALLIEETLTHIKQPEYRQIIVELLCIVSTILLRNPELVFQESLNLDNLVRQAFEMYCKDNCESLDQDIDVFIAKKQSITTSYLARAVVNNVLKTSKLETSLLDEKQSNEDYCNIS from the coding sequence ATGTCGCACAATGATCGTTTGAAGACGCGTAAAATGCGTCATTATAGTGTTTACGAAATGGACATCGAATCTCACGCGAGAGTATCCAACTATGAAGAAACAGTCCAACAACTCGACGTCTATTATGGTATCGTAAAAAGACAATTACTCCGATACCAGCATCCTATAACTGGTATTTTTCCGGCACTTTCAAGCGATGCCAAAGTTGCCAGTGTACGAGACAGTATTTATTGCGCAGCTGCGATTTGGAGCCTCTTCCAAGCTTATCGACGAATAGACGACGATCGTGGTAAATCTTACGAGTTGGGTCAATCAGCGGTCAAATGTATGAGAGGTATTCTAGAATGCTGGATCCGCCAAGCTGCACGAATAGAGTTATTCAAAATGAAGCAATGCTCCGATTACGCTTTACATAGCAAATTTCATTTAGCTACTGGAACCGAAATATTCAACGACGGAGAATATTCGCATCTACAAATCGACGTTGTCTCTTTATACTTGATTTTCCTAGTCCAAATGATCGCATCGGGATTACAAATTATTTATACGCAAGACGAAGTATCGTTCGTACAAACCCTGGTGTATTATGTCGAACGTGCTTATAGGACTCCTGATTTCGGCATGTGGGAACGAGGCAGTAAATACAACGATAATACTCCCGAAATCCACGCCAGCTCCATCGGTATGGCGAAAAGTGCCTTGGAAGCTATCAATGGCTGCAATTTATTCGGAGAAAAGGGCGCAGCGTGGAGCGTCGTTTATGTAGACATCGACGCCCATAATCGTAATCGAAGTATTTTCGAAACATTGTTACCCAGAGAATCTTGCTCAAAAGACGTTGACGCTTCGTTACTACCTACTATATCTTTTCCAGCTTTCGCTACCCAAGAAAAAATACTTTGCGATGGTACCATATCGAATATTGTTCGCAAACTGAAAGGTCGACACGGTTTTCGAAGATTTCCCAGAGATGGTTATAAAACCGTATTAGAAGATGCCAACAGACGATTCTATAACGTCGGTGAAACGAAAGAATTCGAGAATATTGAAAACGAATGGcctttgttttttcttttcatgatGATCGACggcgttttcaaaaataacgacGAACAAGTTGAAACCTATCGTCAACTTTTacaaaatgtgataaaatatgACAAACATGGTGATCCGATCGTTCCCATGTATTATTATGTGCCTAAAGAACTCATCGAATCGGAAAAAGCCGAGTATGGAAGTCAAACCAGATTACCATCCAGCGAATGGTCGGGAGATAACCAATCGTTATTTCTGTGGAATCAAGCTCTGTACGTGATCGCCCAATTGCTGATTGCCGGACTGTTGCACGTGAACGAACTGGACCCTATACGCAGATTTTTGCCGTCCTATAGTACACCGCGTAAAACCGCCAGGTATTCAGCTTTTCAAGGTGCGGCTACAGATTTGGTTGTACAAGTAGTCCTAATTGCCGAATCGATGCGTTTACAAGCCATGATGGGCACTTACGGTATCCAAACACAGACTCCTCACGAAGTTGAACCCGTTCAAATTTGGTCTTCTAAACAGCTGGAACAAGTTTACAAATACTTGGGAGTgaacaaaaaactcaaattgacTGGACGACCAATGCGTCCTGTCGGCTCACTCGGTACTAGCAAGATTTACCGTGTTTGCGGTATGACCGTGTTATGTTATCCTCTGATTTTCGAAGTATCCCAGTTTTACTTGTACAGAGATATGGCTTTGTTGATTGACGATATTAAAACAGAGATCCAGTTCGTCTGTCGGTATTGGAGATTATCTGGTAGACCTACGGTTTGCTTAGTGATTCGTGAAGAGCATATGCGTGATCCTCAGTTCAACAAGATGGTTGATCTGCTTGCCATGTTTAAAAAAGGTTACTGCGATAGTGTGAAAGTACGAATTGGCCGATTACAAAATTTACTGTCCTCTTCGTGTATCGAACACTTGGATTTCATGAAGTTGACCGATAAATCtgaattaaaagttcaaaagttcCAACAATTAGTCCACGAATACATTGGTTACCAGAGCTTGACTGATGTACCGAAAGTTATGTGTTATTCCGAAGAACAAATCGACGTATCGCAGTTTCATGGAAAAGAAACCTACGAAGTTCTCGATGCGATTCGTAACAGCGCCGGAATTTACGCCAAGGCTCAATTATTCGGTATAATTCTTCAAAGAGAAGGCGAACAATACGAATTCAACGGTCAGACGGTTAAAGAGCATCtgcaaaatttatattttctagCCGGATCATTACAGTATTGGATCGCAGTTCGATACTGCAGTAGTTTGTTGCATCATACGGTGGACAGTATCAGTCCATTCATTACTAGTGTTTTAGTTAGCGGTCGACTTCTAACCGTAGGCGTAATTGGTCACAAAGAAACTGTTTTCGATAAACCCATGACACCGGCAGAAATTCATTCGGTTATGTATTCAACCATTCAAATGTATAACGTCATTCACGCCGTACTCCAACAAGAAATTATTCTATACTGTGGTCGATTGGTATCAACGCACACGAACATGTTCAAAGGTATTCTAAAAATTCGCGTAGGATGGGTTTTGGAAGCCATGCGTCAGTACTTGATTATACAAGGGCGGCTTGGCGAAGAACTGGAAAATCTCAGCCCATCGGAAATAAGACAGCTACTATTCAAAGTACTATCCGTTCGAGATTGGGCCGCTGAAGGAAATATTACTCCGTTACAACGTAGACAACTAGAAGGTTGTTGGTGTCGAGTTCCGATCCATTTCTATAAGCAAGTTTGGGATATAATGACCCGCACGCCCAAAGGAATACGGATTCAAGGATACATGTTTCCTCATCAGTCTGCAATGGTAAACATGACCCGATCCGAATTGAATTTCGCATTGTTAATAGAAGAAACGTTGACTCACATCAAACAGCCCGAATATCGTCAAATTATCGTCGAATTATTATGTATCGTTTCAACCATATTACTTAGAAATCCCGAATTGGTTTTCCAAGAATCTTTAAATTTAGATAATTTAGTTCGGCAGGCGTTCGAAATGTATTGTAAAGATAATTGCGAAAGTTTGGATCAAGATATCGATGTTTTTATTGCTAAAAAACAATCCATCACTACCAGCTATTTAGCCAGAGCCGTCGTAAATAATGTATTGAAAACGAGTAAATTAGAAACTTCTTTATTAGATGAAAAGCAATCCAACGAAGATTATTGTAATATTTCTTAG
- the LOC135849195 gene encoding protein SSXT-like translates to MSVAFAQRGRPPPNPTQIQNMLNENSQLLQTIQEYQNKGKAQECVQYQQILHRNLVYLASIADSNQNIQALLPPPQGVLVPPVQHGMHNANAPPSQGAVPPSNEIPNPQAPPPNNFPPQSNVYRGQPQPVNPQRPPGNAGPQQYRPNMPGYPQQSPHQNFGNNQYPGPGPNHAPPQPNYNSASQQPPGGAQGGPYQPSPGSYPPSQAPSPYNQPAPNSYGPPSSVSPGNPNYGPPVQSQSGYPNGPGYPPNAQQPNYGPGYGQSAYGPGSQNIAQGAPNAGYPGGYPPSNYPAQQNSYPPISAASQGNVNPQPAYSQTTASPSASTQTYPANNAPNYPPVSQPNPNNPPNSSYQSNPSAQGPPQPGYGPTPPAQSHPPPQSYPPNQGQPPQGYPTQNYPQQGYGPQTYPSVPGQPAATYQQYQRPPGPQPQPAPQAQPSQYPNYNYQPPPQ, encoded by the exons ATGTCCGTAGCTTTCGCTCAAAGAGGCAGGCCTCCTCCTAACCCgactcaaattcaaaat atgtTGAATGAAAACAGTCAATTACTTCAGACTATTCAAGAGTATCAAAATAAAGGAAAAGCTCAAGAATGTGTGCA ATATCAACAAATTTTACATCGAAATTTGGTATATTTGGCTTCAATCGCCGATTCTAATCAAAATATTCAAGCATTGCTACCT CCACCACAAGGCGTACTTGTTCCTCCCGTTCAACATGGGATGCATAACGCTAACGCGCCGCCTTCGCAAGGAGCTGTGCCGCCATCTAATGAAATACCTAATCCACAAGCACCTCCGCCGAATAACTTCCCTCCTCAATCGAACGTATATCGTGGTCAACCTCAACCTGTGAATCCGCAAC gaCCGCCTGGAAACGCCGGCCCACAACAGTATAGACCTAATATGCCAGGATATCCACAACAAAGTCCCCATCAAAACTTCGGCAATAACCAGTACCCAGGTCCGGGTCCAAATCACGCTCCTCCTCAACCTAATTATAATTCAGCATCGCAGCAACCTCCAGGAGGTGCTCAAGGAGGTCCTTATCAGCCGTCACCAGGCAGTTACCCACCTTCACAGGCACCAAGTCCGTACAATCAACCTGCTCCCAATAGTTACGGTCCGCCATCTTCAGTTTCTCCAGGAAATCCAAACTATGGGCCGCCGGTGCAATCGCAATCTGGATACCCGAATGGACCTGGTTATCCTCCCAATGCGCAACAACCGAATTATGGTCCTGGTTATGGCCAATCTGCGTATGGCCCCGGCTCGCAAAACATTGCGCAAGGAGCTCCAAATGCGGGCTATCCTGGTGGGTATCCACCGTCTAATTACCCTGCACAACAAAACAGCTATCCTCCCATCAGTGCGGCGTCTCAAGGAAATGTCAACCCACAACCGGCTTACTCCCAAACAACAGCTTCTCCTTCAGCTTCTACTCAAACGTATCCCGCCAACAATGCTCCAAATTATCCGCCCGTATCGCAGCCAAATCCGAACAACCCTCCTAATTCGTCTTATCAGTCCAATCCTTCGGCGCAAGGACCTCCTCAGCCTGGTTATGGTCCAACGCCTCCTGCACAGAGTCATCCTCCACCGCAATCATATCCTCCGAATCAGGGTCAGCCTCCTCAAGGATATCCAACGCAAAATTATCCTCAACAAGGATACGGACCTCAGACATACCCATCAGTTCCCGGACAACCGGCTGCAACTTATCAGCAATATCAAAGACCACCTGGACCCCAACCTCAACCCGCTCCACAAGCACAGCCGTCGCAGTATCCTAATTACAATTATCAACCTCCTCCTCAGTAA
- the LOC135846740 gene encoding uncharacterized protein LOC135846740 — translation MSVISPGQRAGYKLVPQLNSEESELSEEELESFYKDGFQIITRKSIQSADYHELDADLNFTNPSKFRIMNSENFDLKAKNIFPTVRENVSCELTAMSKERKISLVLSILLCICTIVVFIILPCDWSNCSCSQNKEKSVKIWAYVFPDKELKGDINLVGAIFGKHHNLLFMARGSILMDSPLIRSDLGSPVGGDLLLLNGLSGKQIWRKHFNRIPTELDCSLIQLKNRTVDECVVLSEKNFVALISSDEGKSLWSFPRENIKYNKDYHQFPVVLPDLDGDGVRELAFIKDINKLVLLSGASGTVLLNNITNNECTEISHLKYIEGLNLSYLCQLKNDSSQEKNVSLKYYLNIPPETKKNARIPQHISRNSNESIINGYRMVVQNEGSFCPNNCTSKIDIINNDNKTVWTHESLDTYVMKPIAFAFNDSSTFGFVFKIWEHEYEGDEVKKLKINKQSYQYSVGYIYQRTVIVVFNSPLGEPLQTINMSLNPILQLQVSNETLQPNPKNQDNSLLILDVNKNCTYQLVTYYSTFEEMKKNYFMDTTATRSHFTLKSYIHMYDLKKEINEKLSDSSA, via the exons ATGTCAGTTATTTCACCTGGACAGAGGGCAGGTTACAAACTTGTTCCCCAATTGAACAGTGAAGAATCTGAACTTTCAGAAGAAGAACTTGAAAGTTTCTATAAAGATGGATTTCAAATTATCACTCGGAAAAGTATCCAATCTGCCGATTATCATGAACTCG ATGCTGATTTGAATTTTACGAACCCATCCAAATTTCGTATCATGAACtcggaaaattttgatttgaaggctaaaaatattttcccaaccGTCAGAGAGAATGTATCGTGTGAACTAACCGCTATGTCGAAggagagaaaaatttcattggtACTTTCTATTCTTCTGTGCATTTGTACAATCGTTGTATTCATCATTCTACCTTGCGATTGGAGTAATTGTTCATGTtcccaaaataaagaaaaaagtgtcaaaatatGGGCGTACGTTTTTCCTGATAAAG AACTCAAAGGTGATATTAATTTAGTTGGAGCGATCTTTGGAAAACACCACAATTTACTGTTTATGGCTCGTGGCTCAATTTTAATGGATTCACCGTTGATTAGAAGCGACTTGGGTTCACCTGTGGGGGGAGATCTATTACTGCTGAACGGTCTAAGTGGAAAACAAATTTGGCGCAAGCACTTCAACCGCATTCCTACGGAACTTGACTGCTCATTAATACAACTGAAGAATCGTACTGTCGATGAATGTGTCGTTCTTAGCGAGAAAAATTTCGTAGCTCTGATATCTTCTGACGAAG GAAAATCTCTTTGGTCTTTCCCTCGTGAAAACATTAAATATAACAAAGACTATCACCAGTTTCCCGTCGTGCTTCCTGATTTGGATGGAGATGGAGTTCGTGAATTGGCTTTTATCAAAGATATCAATAAACTTGTGTTACTTTCTGGAGCATCCGGAACCGTACTGTTGAATAATATTACAAATAACGAATGCACTGAAATTTCACATCTAAAATATATCGAGGGACTTAATCTCAGTTATTTATGTCAACTGAAAAACGATTCTA gTCAAGAGAAAAATGTTTCTCTAAAATATTACCTAAATATACCCCCGGAGACGAAAAAAAATGCGCGCATTCCTCAACACATATCCCGTAACTCTAATGAAAGTATTATTAATGGTTATCGAATGGTTGTACAGAATGAAGGCTCATTTTGTCCCAATAATTGCACTTCTAAAATTGATATAATCAATAACGATAATAAGACTGTTTGGACGCACGAATCTTTAGATACGTACGTAATGAAACCAATTGCTTTTGCATTTAACGATTCTAGTACTTTTGGATTTGTATTCAAGATTTGGGAGCACGAGTACGAG GGTgacgaagtgaaaaaattgaaaattaataagcAGAGTTACCAATATTCTGTTGGATACATATACCAGCGTACTGTTATTGTCGTATTCAATTCTCCTCTGGGCGAACCTCTGCAAACTATTAACATGAGTTTAAATCCTATTCTGCAGTTGCAAGTATCGAATGAGACTCTACAAccaaatcccaaaaatcaagaCAATTCTT TGTTGATCCTTGATGTAAACAAAAACTGTACATATCAATTGGTCACGTACTATTCAAcgtttgaagaaatgaaaaaaaattatttcatggaTACAACTGCTACCAGAAGTCATTTTACATTGAAGTCTTACATTCATAtgtacgatttgaaaaaagaaatcaacgaAAAACTATCCGATTCTTCAGcctaa
- the trsn gene encoding translin translates to METIMQVFTDFQENLDREQNTREVIKNTTKEIEENSRKIITLLQVIHQEEGSQQIPVACAKCKSILEDDVKPAYIQLSMQIEKGMYYKYNDYWKIASQKLCFSIALINYLEKTVLISHEEVASVLGLAVNEKEGFHLPIEDYLFGLLALVSELSRYAVNAVTNGDYEKPMQISHFVSEINAGFRLLNLKNDALRKRYDVLKYDVKKIEEVVYDLSIRGLKTPNTEGKN, encoded by the coding sequence ATGGAGACAATTATGCAAGTGTTTAcggattttcaagaaaatctcgATCGTGAACAGAATACCAGGGAAGTGATAAAGAATACTACCaaagaaatcgaagaaaatagTCGTAAAATCATAACTCTTCTTCAAGTAATTCATCAAGAAGAAGGATCGCAGCAAATTCCGGTAGCTTGTGCAAAATGTAAATCAATTTTAGAAGACGACGTTAAACCTGCCTATATCCAGTTATCTATGCAGATAGAAAAAGGAATGTATTACAAATACAACGATTACTGGAAAATAGCTTCTCAGAAGTTGTGTTTTTCTATTGCTCTTATCAATTACTTGGAGAAAACGGTGTTAATTTCTCATGAAGAAGTTGCTTCGGTGTTGGGTTTAGCTGTAAATGAGAAGGAGGGCTTTCATTTACCGATTGAAGATTACTTATTTGGTCTGTTGGCGTTGGTTAGCGAATTATCGAGATATGCTGTGAACGCTGTCACGAATGGCGATTATGAGAAACCAATGCAAATATCGCATTTTGTATCTGAGATTAATGCTGGATTTCGTTTGTTGAATCTGAAGAATGATGCTTTACGTAAAAGATACGATGTTTTGAAATACgatgtcaaaaaaatagaagaagttGTGTACGATCTTTCTATCAGAGGGTTAAAAACTCCTAATACCGAAGGCAAAAATTAA